The following are encoded together in the Triticum dicoccoides isolate Atlit2015 ecotype Zavitan chromosome 6B, WEW_v2.0, whole genome shotgun sequence genome:
- the LOC119321027 gene encoding uncharacterized protein LOC119321027 has product MVRAAKRPKVNLVRTKSNDALKDEIVVPRGTLVTCIAGMKLQYEDVGAAIQFLEFCRSFGKICKIGKGQPEETLRHLTQHKEVSSVVADVHINLLSVIENGKLNRSDKYPRHGDEWIRKVGEYISLTFHAEDFTLRCLNQGVSGYRSLNPSCKLEVLNCLCDEALSSEKLRTCIDNKDRKCVATQEIKAATRKQKELKRRYDDMTKTIQGGDTANNEEANDILSQIKEAEEVKQAAQNGL; this is encoded by the exons ATGGTCCGTGCTGCCAAGAGGCCGAAGGTCAACCTGGTACGAACTAAGAGCAATGATGCTCTCAAGGATGAAATAGTTGTACCCAGGGGTACTCTCGTGACTTGCATTGCAGGTATGAAGCTGCAGTATGAAGATGTTGGTGCTGCTATTCAATTTCTGGAGTTCTGCCGCTCATTTGGCAAG ATCTGCAAAATAGGGAAGGGGCAACCAGAAGAAACTCTCAGACACTTAACTCAACACAAAGAGGTGTCTTCAGTTGTTGCTGACGTTCACATAAATCTTCTGTCTGTCATAGAAAATGGCAAACTCAA CCGTTCTGATAAGTATCCAAGACATGGAGATGAATGGATAAGGAAAGTAGGCGAGTACATCTCTTTGACATTCCATGCAGAAGATTTCACCCTTCGGTGCTTAAATCAGGGGGTATCAGGATATAGAAGTCTGAACCCTTCTTGTAAGCTGGAGGTTCTGAATTGTCTGTGTGATGAGGCATTGTCTTCTGA AAAGTTGAGGACCTGCATTGACAATAAAGATAGAAAATGTGTGGCCACACAAGAAATCAAAGCTGCAACCAGAAAG CAAAAGGAGCTAAAAAGAAGATACGATGACATGACTAAAACAATCCAAGGAGGAGATACTGCTaacaatgaggaagctaatgatatcctTTCTCAAATAAAGGAAGCAGAAGAAGTCAAGCAGGCTGCCCAGAATGGTCTGTGA